In the Flagellimonas sp. MMG031 genome, one interval contains:
- a CDS encoding TetR/AcrR family transcriptional regulator, with product MQRNKLHEHIISSAGELFYSQGYNSTGVNEIISKCDIAKATLYSHFKSKEDICIAYLKQRHHDFLESLKDYVGQRSKGRLQLLAIFDLLRDMYLQEDFQGCWALKTLGELAPDQTKILEVIQLQKKELLLYLGEVVGDNISNLSKAETEKISGGLYLLYESAVTESHLFKNDWPIFMARSIAPSLFKEVELS from the coding sequence ATGCAACGAAACAAATTGCACGAGCACATCATATCCTCTGCGGGAGAGCTTTTCTATTCCCAAGGGTATAATTCAACAGGAGTCAATGAGATCATTTCCAAATGCGATATCGCCAAAGCGACGCTCTACAGTCATTTTAAATCAAAAGAGGATATTTGTATTGCTTACCTGAAGCAGCGCCACCATGACTTTTTGGAGAGCCTAAAGGATTATGTTGGTCAAAGAAGCAAGGGAAGGCTGCAGTTATTGGCCATATTCGACTTGTTGCGGGATATGTACCTACAAGAAGATTTTCAAGGGTGTTGGGCCCTTAAAACACTTGGGGAATTGGCACCAGACCAAACGAAAATATTGGAGGTGATCCAACTTCAAAAAAAGGAATTGCTGCTATACTTGGGCGAAGTGGTCGGGGACAACATTTCCAACCTTTCCAAAGCGGAGACTGAAAAAATATCGGGCGGACTTTACCTATTGTATGAAAGCGCCGTTACAGAAAGTCATCTGTTTAAAAACGACTGGCCCATTTTTATGGCAAGGAGCATTGCCCCTTCCCTATTTAAAGAGGTTGAGCTGTCATAA
- the pyk gene encoding pyruvate kinase: protein MPTRKKTKIVATLGPATSKKETLREMILAGVDVFRINFSHASYEDVAERIKMIRELNEELEINTAILADLQGPKLRVGVMGGEAIVAPGDEVTFVTGEPFEGTAERVYMNYKNFPKDVKAGERILLDDGKLIFEVKSTNGETEVVAKVIQGGPLKSKKGVNLPNTNISLPALTKKDIKDAIFAIQQDVDWIALSFVRHAQDLHDLHNLIKEHTEHKIPVISKIEKPEALENIDEIVKASDGLMVARGDLGVEIPAQEVPLVQKQLVLSAKKGRIPVIIATQMMETMITSLTPTRAEVNDVANSVMDGADAVMLSGETSVGNYPVQVIEKMASIVTSVEASSLIKVPQNPPHIRTKRYITKSVCYHAALMANEISAKAISTLTNSGYTAFQISAWRPSAHILVFTSNKRILTQLNLLWGVKAFYYDKFVSTDQTIEDVNQIACKKGFLEVGDMLVSLAAMPIKEKGMVNTLRVTEIESCNF, encoded by the coding sequence ATGCCAACTAGAAAGAAGACTAAAATTGTAGCAACCCTCGGTCCGGCCACCAGTAAAAAGGAAACCCTTAGGGAAATGATCCTTGCCGGAGTGGATGTTTTTAGGATAAACTTTTCCCACGCTTCCTATGAGGATGTTGCTGAGCGAATTAAAATGATCAGGGAACTTAATGAGGAGTTGGAAATCAACACCGCCATACTTGCAGACCTGCAAGGGCCCAAACTTAGGGTCGGTGTCATGGGAGGCGAAGCCATCGTTGCCCCTGGTGATGAAGTTACCTTTGTGACCGGCGAACCTTTTGAAGGTACAGCCGAGAGAGTGTACATGAACTACAAGAATTTTCCCAAGGACGTGAAAGCAGGAGAGCGTATTCTCTTGGATGATGGGAAATTGATATTTGAGGTAAAGTCAACCAACGGGGAGACCGAAGTGGTCGCCAAAGTGATTCAAGGGGGACCTTTGAAATCAAAGAAAGGGGTGAACTTGCCCAACACCAATATTTCGTTGCCGGCCCTTACCAAAAAAGACATTAAGGATGCCATTTTTGCTATCCAGCAGGATGTGGATTGGATTGCCTTGTCCTTTGTGCGTCATGCGCAAGACTTGCACGACCTCCACAACCTGATCAAGGAGCATACGGAACACAAAATCCCAGTAATCTCCAAAATTGAAAAGCCAGAGGCTTTGGAAAATATCGATGAAATTGTAAAGGCCTCCGACGGACTTATGGTGGCCCGTGGCGATTTGGGTGTGGAAATCCCCGCCCAAGAAGTTCCTCTAGTGCAGAAACAATTGGTTTTGAGCGCCAAAAAAGGAAGGATACCGGTAATTATCGCCACACAGATGATGGAAACCATGATCACCAGCCTTACACCGACACGTGCGGAGGTGAACGATGTCGCCAACTCGGTAATGGATGGGGCGGACGCCGTAATGCTTTCAGGAGAAACCTCGGTAGGTAACTATCCTGTGCAGGTAATTGAAAAAATGGCGAGTATCGTGACCAGTGTGGAGGCATCTAGCTTGATCAAAGTACCGCAGAACCCACCACACATCCGAACCAAGCGATACATTACAAAATCGGTATGCTACCATGCAGCGTTAATGGCCAATGAAATTTCGGCAAAAGCTATTTCCACATTGACCAACAGTGGGTACACCGCCTTTCAGATTTCGGCCTGGAGACCTTCGGCCCATATTTTGGTGTTTACCTCGAACAAGAGAATACTAACCCAGCTCAATTTGCTTTGGGGAGTAAAGGCTTTTTACTACGATAAGTTTGTCTCTACCGACCAGACCATTGAGGATGTAAACCAGATAGCCTGCAAAAAAGGTTTCTTGGAGGTGGGCGATATGCTCGTAAGTTTGGCAGCCATGCCCATTAAGGAAAAGGGGATGGTAAATACACTTCGTGTAACCGAAATCGAGAGCTGCAATTTTTAG
- a CDS encoding IPExxxVDY family protein: MGMLTTHKISADLYDDSFHLIAIHSDLEDYAMAYAINSNCGLYLKRMKKDLCFDENMAFSVFDWEDEINDMYWTLIANKCETEEEMASIGLFESNVSKRIGHLVKEKKEVDYFLKVDAADETIYAEKLRAIKQIGKVITAYPLDTQNLKSKRNLIF, from the coding sequence ATGGGCATGTTAACTACGCACAAGATATCGGCAGACCTTTATGATGATAGTTTTCACCTCATTGCCATCCACAGTGATTTGGAAGATTATGCCATGGCCTATGCTATAAATTCCAATTGTGGACTTTATCTAAAACGGATGAAGAAAGACCTTTGTTTTGATGAAAATATGGCCTTTTCCGTTTTTGACTGGGAAGATGAGATAAACGATATGTACTGGACACTGATTGCCAACAAGTGCGAAACCGAAGAAGAGATGGCTTCCATAGGCTTATTTGAGAGTAATGTATCCAAAAGGATAGGCCATTTGGTGAAGGAAAAAAAGGAAGTGGATTATTTTTTGAAAGTGGATGCAGCAGATGAAACCATTTATGCTGAAAAGCTCAGGGCCATCAAACAAATAGGAAAGGTAATCACCGCATACCCATTGGACACACAAAACTTAAAATCAAAAAGAAATTTAATCTTTTAA
- the rnc gene encoding ribonuclease III: MKLTSKIFNSHPNSDGDFFLGMKRILGFKPKNLTIYKTAFLHRSMNKKDDNGNPINYERLEFLGDSMLGTIISKYLYNEVPEGDEGYLTKMRSKVVSRKHLNELGKDLGLLKYVESRIPKEHFGENIHGNVFEALIGAIYLDRGYTYCEKFIDERVIEPYVDIDQLEGKVISYKSLVIEWCQKEKKSFNYHVYEDTGNDELKHFAVKLTIGDRMLAKARATSKKKAEEKASKRAYFALQSKIEKQ, encoded by the coding sequence ATGAAACTCACCTCCAAAATATTCAATTCCCATCCCAACTCGGATGGGGATTTTTTTTTGGGTATGAAAAGAATCCTTGGCTTTAAACCCAAGAATCTGACCATTTACAAAACGGCATTTCTTCATCGTTCCATGAACAAAAAGGACGATAATGGAAACCCTATCAACTACGAAAGGTTGGAATTTCTGGGAGATTCCATGTTGGGTACCATCATTTCCAAATATCTGTACAATGAAGTGCCCGAAGGGGATGAGGGATATCTGACCAAAATGCGGTCCAAGGTAGTCAGCCGAAAGCACTTGAACGAACTGGGCAAAGATTTGGGACTTTTAAAATATGTGGAAAGCCGTATCCCTAAGGAACATTTTGGGGAAAATATCCACGGGAATGTGTTCGAGGCGTTGATTGGCGCCATTTATTTGGACAGGGGCTATACTTATTGCGAAAAGTTCATTGACGAACGCGTGATAGAGCCCTATGTGGACATCGATCAGTTGGAAGGCAAGGTCATCAGTTACAAGAGTTTGGTGATAGAATGGTGCCAAAAAGAGAAAAAGTCCTTTAATTACCATGTGTACGAGGATACAGGGAATGATGAACTCAAACATTTTGCCGTAAAACTTACCATTGGCGACCGGATGTTGGCCAAAGCAAGGGCCACCTCCAAGAAAAAGGCAGAGGAAAAGGCATCCAAACGGGCATACTTTGCCTTACAGAGCAAGATAGAAAAACAGTGA
- the fabF gene encoding beta-ketoacyl-ACP synthase II, with the protein MQLKRVVVTGMGALTPIGNNLKAYWEGLRTGKSGSAPITYFDTEKFKTKFACELKGYDPMDFFDRKEARKLDRFAQYALVSSDEAIADSGIDLDVVDKFRVGVVWGAGIGGLETFQNEVIGYAEGDGTPRFNPFFIPKMIADIAPGNISIKHGFMGPNYTTVSACASSANAMIDALNYIRLGHCDVIVTGGSEAAVTIAGMGGFNAMHALSTRNDSPETASRPFDATRDGFVLGEGGGALILEEYEHAKARGAKIYAEVLGGGLSSDAYHMTAPHPEGIGVVKVMENCLQNAGLNPEDVDAINTHGTSTPLGDVAELKAISKVFGDHAPKININSTKSMTGHLLGAAGAIEAIASILAMEHNTVPPTINHSTVDDQIDPSLNLTLNKAQEREVKVAMSNTFGFGGHNACLLFKKLG; encoded by the coding sequence ATGCAGTTAAAGCGAGTTGTAGTTACCGGAATGGGAGCGTTAACCCCCATAGGTAACAATTTGAAAGCTTATTGGGAAGGACTACGGACCGGTAAGAGCGGTTCTGCCCCCATAACATATTTCGATACCGAAAAATTCAAGACCAAGTTCGCATGCGAGCTCAAAGGGTACGACCCAATGGATTTCTTCGATAGGAAAGAGGCAAGAAAACTAGATAGATTTGCCCAATACGCCCTAGTATCTTCGGACGAGGCCATTGCGGACTCAGGAATTGACCTGGACGTTGTGGACAAGTTTAGGGTAGGAGTTGTTTGGGGCGCTGGAATAGGCGGATTGGAAACCTTCCAAAACGAGGTGATCGGTTACGCCGAAGGTGACGGTACACCGCGCTTCAATCCTTTCTTTATCCCAAAAATGATTGCAGACATCGCACCGGGGAACATTTCCATCAAACATGGATTTATGGGTCCTAACTATACCACTGTTTCTGCTTGTGCCTCGTCAGCAAATGCTATGATCGATGCACTCAACTATATCCGATTGGGACATTGCGATGTTATCGTTACCGGAGGCAGCGAGGCAGCGGTAACCATAGCAGGTATGGGCGGATTTAATGCCATGCATGCCCTTTCCACCAGAAACGATAGCCCTGAAACGGCTTCAAGACCTTTCGATGCCACAAGGGATGGCTTTGTATTGGGCGAAGGTGGCGGAGCGCTTATACTCGAGGAGTACGAACATGCCAAAGCACGTGGAGCCAAGATTTATGCCGAAGTGCTCGGCGGAGGTCTTTCGAGCGATGCTTACCACATGACCGCTCCTCATCCAGAAGGTATTGGTGTGGTCAAAGTAATGGAAAACTGTTTGCAGAACGCTGGATTGAACCCAGAGGATGTAGATGCCATCAACACACATGGTACTTCAACACCATTGGGAGATGTGGCCGAACTTAAGGCCATATCCAAAGTGTTTGGGGACCATGCACCAAAAATCAACATTAACTCTACCAAGTCCATGACCGGACACTTGCTGGGAGCGGCCGGGGCCATTGAGGCGATTGCCTCCATTTTGGCCATGGAGCACAATACGGTGCCCCCGACCATTAACCACAGCACGGTAGACGATCAAATAGATCCATCCCTCAACTTGACCTTGAACAAGGCCCAAGAACGGGAGGTAAAGGTGGCCATGAGCAACACTTTTGGCTTTGGAGGACACAACGCCTGTCTTTTATTCAAAAAATTAGGGTAG
- a CDS encoding acyl carrier protein, which yields MSDIASRVKAIIVDKLGVDENEVVAEASFTNDLGADSLDTVELIMEFEKEFDIQIPDDQAENIATVGQAISYIEEAK from the coding sequence ATGTCAGACATTGCATCAAGAGTAAAGGCTATCATCGTTGATAAACTAGGTGTGGATGAAAACGAAGTTGTAGCGGAAGCCAGCTTTACCAACGACTTAGGAGCGGATTCCTTGGACACTGTTGAACTTATCATGGAGTTTGAGAAAGAATTTGATATTCAGATACCAGATGACCAAGCAGAAAACATCGCCACTGTGGGTCAGGCCATTAGCTATATAGAAGAAGCTAAGTAA